ttacaataccgctgtaaataatagttaccaagctacagggaagtatgccagtggtacaactcaacgtagaatttattttgatcacttgcgtccataacgtaaatcatttataaaaacagcgcatgtattctcagcccaaaaataattagagtttaaaagggatctatatactcaccatactgtattttgtagtaaaaatacatataacatcactgaacacgtataaggttggcctcggattcacgaacctatattattcatgtaTATATTAATACtcaaattgtaatcgaacaaatagatatatatttttaatgatataatttttttttatattaataaattatttgttattttatctttttaaatacataataattttaatatagataagtgttatgttatatatttttttttatatagcattaTTTTGTTTACATAACATAGTTACATTAATACTAGGATAAGTATAATGGTAGAAATAaaaatcttcttaataataataatggtagtattaataatagtctttataagaaaaaaaatatatacatatttagagtAATGATTCCCTTTTTAGTATTgattatattaacttttattaataACGCTACTCattaacgataatcattttaataaaggtGATAATTTTCATAATGATACTTCTgtcaattttaataatactaataattataaaatgatactaatactaataatatacctatgttaataataaatgTTCTAATACttataaaacgataataataataattataatcatattagtgataataatacatgaaatgataaatttagtaatattattagtaatatttatattaataataacaataataataataatgataataataatattattaataatgataataatgataattaagaaaaagaACATATACCCTTAAAAGAAATCGTTCTAAAAATGTTTGTCCAagacgggctcgaacccgagacctcatgaCCACCCCTCAAATACCCAAACCACTCCTCCAGCGCCTGTTTTTCTGTTAATGCATGATTTTAATTTGTTTTAACCCACAACCCGTAATCATCTTCTACTTCATCAACTAACCCAATCGACCAACAGTTTAATTCGTTTCGATTGGAATTGAAATATAATCTGTTGAGTCCCAAAACTAGCGACTAACACTTACTGTGAAAGAATCGATTCATAGCTGCTAATATTATAAACAAATATTTACGGTTTCTAtcttcaaataaaaaaaaaaaattgaaatcgaGGGTTGATGAGTTTTAGGCTTCAATTGTTTTATAAAACAGATATCAAATCCTGTTCTAAAGACTCGTAAATCATCAATTTTATTTAATTCAAAACCAGAAAATCGAATTTGAATGAAGAACCGATGTTGAACAAATCTTTAACTCCTAAATTCAAACTCGTTATTAGAAATTGGAAGTTAAgcttttccagatagtttaaaagAGTGATTTCCAACACAACACCATTTACAGAATCTAAAAATTCGATTGATTTTGGGTTTTGGCTAAAAAGTTTCCAAGAACAGGGTCGTGGGTCTGTTCCTTGGGTTTTCTGTTTTTAATCTTGAATTTGCAGTGTATAAATCGATTAATATTGTTGTGTGAGTAGTGACTGATCAATGTTTTGTCTACAATTGATTCAACGAGTACTTTTATAGAAATGGCAGTCGACAATCATATATATAtcaagaataaataaaaaaaaatatatatatatatatatatatatatatatatatatatatatatatatatatatatatataaataagtaaaagaTAGAGATGATTAACGATTTTTGGAGTATATCTAAAATCTTATTCGATATGTTAACAAGATAAGAGACAGAAAAATAATCCTTGATGGTGAAAGCAAACAAACAACAAAAAAAAACGTATCATCCTAATATATGTGATTAAATCAATATTAACAAttactaaatatattattaattgttttaataattattatatccataataataataaattatgatacccaatcatttaaaaaaaaataatatttatattattaatgttaataataatagattgtattattttctaaaaatataactatattaatactactactaataataataataatataataataatattgataaagaaagtaataataacaaatacatattataatttttctactaattctAATGACAACCTAGATGTAtcgattctatatatatatatactcatacatattttcaaacaattgttcgtgaatcgtcagacatggtcaaaaaggtaactaatcatccagatatagatttcagactttctagactcaacattagggtttttgcttatcgtgtcggaaacatataaaggttaaggtttaaatttggtcggaaatttccgggtcgttacaattaaacactcgttaaatgctagcgcgactagcccgagtggggatgccaaaccctatggatccatatctaagattcgcattcaccggtttaaaaacaatgactaaacgttaccgagctaaggggaaagtttatgccgttgtataacccacacatgtataaagtttaagtactcgtgcctagtatgtaaaacgtaaaaaacgcatgtattctcagtcccaaaatagttaaagtaaaaaagggatgctataactcacagtgaataagcagtaaaagtcgtcatgaaagtgtgcaagtagtaagtcggtccgaaaggtcgtcaacctaagtcaaaggttactaggtcagtaggttgtcctcataagttctaatagtgcataaaataagtttaagtgtcattatcatcatcattcatcatcgtaaaagctaagtaagtttaacaagtatagaggtagaaacaataggctgactttgatcagctgctacggcctctacgtaaatcgaaaagacgcgaaatcagtggctatggctccgtatgggagtcctctagtttctgaccaaattccagaaccaaactcgtcttcatttgaccgtggcgacagtttaagtgcgagtaggttagaaatttcagcacaacgttacaacggcgtagtgactttcagagggctataaatcctaaaccgtatgtcatattaagtcgaggcctaaacgaaaagtcatctactcgaaactaaataactgaaaatcaattttccaaaagtccaagaatctgatcagatcccgaaaaaacagtaacaagtgctccggtggggttcttggtgcttgatgctcatcacggttctcatccttgatgcttgtagcttcaagtgtacaactcgttgatgggttagcatcaccttgactaagattctaccatcaacacacaatatgttaagaccaagtaagaacacaactcatttaagagtcttagatggatgatgaaccaaggttacattaacacaattacaagttccatttacaactaaatttacttcaatcaaacaagtatgaacataatctaaattaaataaggtgatggaaccctaagctagagagcttggatccttttcacacaagttataagattacaaagctagaaagcttgaaccattggtgttcttgaagaccttgaagcataaagcttagatctttaagttacatgaagaccataaacacaagtttgatctttataacaaagtaatgagatcataagttataaaacttagattcaacaaaagatatgaagattcaagctagaaagcttgcatcttggttgttcttgaagatcttgaagcataaagcttggatctttaagttacatgaagattacaaacacaagtttgaatctttataacaaaataacaagattaaagttaaaagatttagatttacaaagtaggtgaagattcaaagctagaaagtttgaatcttctatgttcttgaaggattcaaatccatgtttgaatctacaagatgtaatcaagatcaaagctaaaacgctagacccttagatgatgatgatgatttcgtgaaagagaagggaagaagaagaagaaaaaaaaatcaattacttacactttttagagaaagaaagactagagaaaaatttgagagtaagtgtgtgtgaaatgcaaatgagagcaagtgtaaaatggtttaaataaggcttgtatttataggtggtgagtgtgacaacccggaaatttctgaccaaatttaaacttaatctttgtactaGAAATTTAAATAAGGCATCCTGATTTGGCTGAGAAATTTGATCGCTTTCTTCTCGAGTCGTATATCGAGGATAATAAAATGGTAAAATGGTGTCCGAGTACTCCTCATTGTGGGAATGCAATCCGTGTTGAAGAAGATGAGTTTTGTGAGGTAGAATGTTCATGTGGTAATCAATTTTGTTTCAGTTGTTTATGTGAAGCCCATTCTCCTTGTTCTTGTACAATGTGGGAACTTTGGACTAAGAAGTGTCGAGATGAATCAGAAACAGTTAACTGGATAACTGTTCACACAAAGCCCTGCCCTAAGTGTCATAAACCTGTCGAGAAAAACGGTGGCTGTAATCTAGTCAGCTGCATCTGTGGACAAGCCTTTTGGTAAGACCACAATTTGTTCTTTGATCCGTTTTAATATTACATTAGGTAAATTCATTAAATCACACTttttgtaagtttttttttttttttttaactaaatacACTGCATACAAAAAAATTGCAAAAATACACCATAGGTTCGAACAAGTTCATTATCCCTTGACCTATGTTTAAGGCCTGCTTTATTTGCATCTGTGTTTTCAACTGATTATCTAATTATCTAATTACTTATGTTTGAtattattatattcagtttttGGTTCTGAGTATTTGATTATCAGCTTTGGTATATCATTTTCATACTAGCTACAACAAAACCGGTCATCTAAGAAAAAGATGAAGGTTACTTGTACATTCTTCTAAGTTTTACTTTGTTTTACAAAATGTTTTTTCTTTAGAAGAAATGCATTTTTTGGTCACTATATTAACCCACTATAGATAAACATAAATACTCAAAAATATGGTTACCTGATTCTAAAACTTCTAACAGTAGTTGAAAGTAGAAATTCATCCAAAGCAATATCATTTGCGATCTGTTTCGTTACAGCATGTTATCTGACTACAATAATCACGTTATactatacctggcaaacgggtcaggtttGGTCGGTTTGGGtaaaatggttttgggttgaaatgggtcaatgggtcaaacgggtaaaaTGTTTAAACGGgtccaaacgggtcaggttgggtcggttttggTAACAGGTCGAAACAGGTAATGGGTCAAATAGGTCCAAACAGGTCATATGCTTTTACATTTGATTTTTCACATTTATTATATtgtgttagttattattatgtattatatacataaaaatattgatagtaatatacataataattattggTATGACCATTAATGCTTTCATAAAGAGTGACAAATGAATCTTGTTATGCTCGACCCATTTGACCTATTCACAAGACCTATTCTTTTAACAAAATAATGTGTGTGGCAATATCTTTGTCAATGCTGAATTTTCTAATTCAGTTACATGTGAACTAGTTGGCTGTGTGGTGGAGCAACTGGTCGGGATCATACGTGGTCAAGCATTGCGGGTCATAGTTGTGGTCGGTACAAGGAAGACATTGTGAAAAAATCTGAGCGAGCAAAACGAGACTTATACCGGTACATGCATTATCACAATCGTTACAAAGCTCATACAGATTCATTTAAGCAAGAATCTAGACTGAAGGAGACCATACGAGACAAGTTGGTAGTTTTGGAGGGAAAAGATTCACAGTTAAGAGATTTTAGCTGGGTCACAAATGGACTATATCGTTTATTTAGATCAAGACGAGCACTTTCTTACTCATACCCCTTTGCATATTATATGTTTGGTGAAGAGCTGTTTAATGGTGAGATGACAAAAGAAGATGTGGAGATAAAACAACATTTGTTTGAAGATCAGCAACAGCAGCTTGAAACTAACGTTGAGAAGCTTAGTAAGTTTATTGAGGAGCCGTTTGATAAGTACCCTGAAGACAGAATAATGGAAATTCGTATGCAAGTCATTAATTTATCTGTTATCACCGACAACTTGTGCAAGAAAATGTAAGTTTTTTTTCCCTCGTTTCTAGAGAAAAAAACTGAACCAGatgaaatatatatttatgtggaaCATTTATAGGTACGAATGTATCGAAACGGATCTGTTGGGCTCGCTACAATTTGGCATACATAACATAGCTCCATATTACTCGAAGGGGATTGAGAAGGCTACAGAACTTCCCGTTAGTTGGGCCGCAAAATCATGTAATAACGGTAAACGTCAACAGCCGGAAGAACCAAGTAATGGTAAAGTAACTTGAACTTGTTTATTGTTTATTTGGGTTAGACAAAATTACAAGGACAGTCCCTGCGGTTTGTACCAGATTACAGGTGATGTCAGTCACCGTGGTTTGTAAGCATTTCAAGAACAGTCCCTCCGTTAAACTGCTGTTAAAATTTACCGTTAAGTCAAAGCACATGCTTTTCACATTAAGTCGTTAAGGTATCAAACGTAAATTGACTGACATTGTCAAAAAAAAAGTTTAGGGACTGTACCTGTAatctggtacaaaccacagggactgtcCTTGTAATTTTGTATTTGGGTTATTTGTATTCATTCAGACTCGAGAACTTTCACGGTCAAGTGTTTTTACGAGGTTACATGATTGAGATGAAACATAACTTGAATTGGACACTTATAAGTAAACGGGTCGAAACTGCCACCAACTATTATGTGTTGTTTGTTATTGTTACAGGTGGTACATATGAATCGGATCGGCCATCAGGTTCGGGCAGCTCAGAAGAGATTGTATTTTCTTCTCGGAAAAAGGACAGAAAAGAGGAATTTGGAGATGGTGGTATGTTTGACCTTAATTTGCCTGCAGATGTTATTGATTGAAATTGAGGTTGTCCATATTTGGAAACCGTAAGTTGCTCACGGAAACAGTTACAAGCAACTGTATAGCTCTGACTTCGTAGCAATTCTATTTTGGGAATTGGTTTTatttcaccaatcttttggtttaaACTTGTTTTTTATTTAAAGAGGAAAAAACTAGCTACTTTTGGGTTATTTAACATATTTTGATTCCCCTGGCAATGTATAGTTGACTTTCTGTTTTCTGTTGAAGCAGGTTGTGGGAGATTTTGATTGATCAATTTATGTATATCCAGTAGCTTTGTGTTGTCTGAAGGTGTCAAAATAGGAGTTTTTATCGAGTCAAAACTGGTGTGGGGCGTAACTCTAATGAGTGATTTTTCGTATGGGTCAAAACTCGGGGAATTTTTTTTTGGTGGGGGTTGGGGATGTTTTTGTGTTAGCTTATCCGGATaatataatatagttataaaagGAAACAAACAAGAATGGTGTGTTTGGCCGCGCAGCTTATTGAAATTTGAAACTTAAGCTTATTTATTTCATAGTAGAATCGTTTGGCTGACATAATTTCTAGAGCTTTTTAAAGAAATAAGCTGtaggaaaagaaaaaaataagttTTTAGGCTTATGGAGTTAATATTACATATTTGACCCTTAtgtaattatatatcatatattttgttGT
This genomic window from Rutidosis leptorrhynchoides isolate AG116_Rl617_1_P2 chromosome 2, CSIRO_AGI_Rlap_v1, whole genome shotgun sequence contains:
- the LOC139887934 gene encoding probable E3 ubiquitin-protein ligase ARI1: MVKANKQQKKTHPDLAEKFDRFLLESYIEDNKMVKWCPSTPHCGNAIRVEEDEFCEVECSCGNQFCFSCLCEAHSPCSCTMWELWTKKCRDESETVNWITVHTKPCPKCHKPVEKNGGCNLVSCICGQAFCWLCGGATGRDHTWSSIAGHSCGRYKEDIVKKSERAKRDLYRYMHYHNRYKAHTDSFKQESRLKETIRDKLVVLEGKDSQLRDFSWVTNGLYRLFRSRRALSYSYPFAYYMFGEELFNGEMTKEDVEIKQHLFEDQQQQLETNVEKLSKFIEEPFDKYPEDRIMEIRMQVINLSVITDNLCKKMYECIETDLLGSLQFGIHNIAPYYSKGIEKATELPVSWAAKSCNNGKRQQPEEPSNGGTYESDRPSGSGSSEEIVFSSRKKDRKEEFGDGGMFDLNLPADVID